The Aythya fuligula isolate bAytFul2 chromosome 1, bAytFul2.pri, whole genome shotgun sequence nucleotide sequence CCCTACACTGTTTCACTAGCTACGGGCAGGATTAGACAGGAACTGGGGTTGTCAGTGTGTAGTGATTGAGGGCTTTCAGCACATAAAAATCGATCAAGTTCATCCCCACTACCttgaaacaaattgaaaaacatcacaaacaaaaccaagcagcaTAACTTTTATTTGGTGTTACAACAGATGGCACAGTGCCCATGATTTTGGGCACTGAATTTCACtgtttatgatttttcttttaaaaatctaaacagTTCTTCTGTTCAGAGAACTCCATGTGCCTTTTTATATACACATTGTGACCCCTGCATTCAGCCTGTCCAGTTAACGCTAGAAGTATCTGTCAAGgcaatacattattttatctttgctATAATTAGggagaaatcaaaagaaaaaaattaatctgacTGATTACATGTACTGTACATACCTGTTCCAAAACCAATGTACTTAGACAGAAGTTTCTAATTTAATGCACTGTTATTCAAGTCAAAATGCTGTACACCTAAGTATCCACACAATCGTACATTCCTAATGATTCTTCTTTAcaccttttacttttttagacatctgtttttaaaaaggaataaagaagtTGCCCTGTAGATctatatttctttaaacaaaacattatatactacattgaaaaataattttatcaaaagCAGATATAAATCACTGTCATGTACAGATTTCAGTTAACGGTTTATGTTGAAATTGCACTTTGCAgatagaataaaattaaaaactgaaaatgtgttcTATTTCCTGTCACAGGAGACTGCctcttctggatttttcttccGAGAATGTTTGTATTTGTCTACATACGCTTTCACTAGATTGGCCACTTTCGCAGAATTAACTTCTCCGCTCTTGCTATGACAAACCTacaacagttttaaagaaaaacatgtttgaaaTCCATTTGTTGATTTGCTGTtgcttcatatttattttcccagtacCCCAGGTTTCTACATCTCAGAGTAACTCTGGAAATCGTCAAAACTTCCCAAGTACTTCCTAATTCCCATTCAACTCTTTCCATCAATAAATTACATATCCACAAGAGCTCCTTCACCTTGTAGGAGAAGACAGACAaaggtatttttgcttttcctgttcccccccaccctccccacaGCAACCACCAGTAGTTCCCATGTGGTCAGAAAACCCACCCCAAGCCTGCCTCAACTGAAACATACgcatttcagattttgttaACAGATCAACTTACTTTATCCACAGCTTTCCGCACaatttctttatattcttcCTTCGTGATGTCTTTATTTTGGTAGAAAGGCTTAATAGCCAGCTTGacctcctgtgctgctttttcttgaaTTAACaatttctgatgaaaaacaaaactggagtattattttttaacacctGCGTAAATAATCTCATAGTCAATCACAAATTAAAACTTAACAGATAAAAATTACTATAAAAGACTCGAAAACTATGTTCCCTTACTCATATTCCAGCACTTGTGAGAGCTGCCTATGTTTTATTAAGAACGTAATGTTGTCCCACAGCAATTACAGTAATATCCATAACAGTACTGCCTTAAAAACGACTACTCTAAAAAGAGTCAATTCCCTGTTTGTTGTAGCCTGGAGCTGTGACAAAAGTATCACAGAGATGACAGGATTAAAAGATACACAGAGAAGAGGTACTATCAGTCATATTTTTAGTATCTCAAAATGTATGTGCGTATATGGACAACTTTGAACTTGCCTGGTCCTTCTTTGAGCTATCTGCGGTGGCTTCCACTGTCacacttgctttgttttctcccGGTTTTGCAGCTGGATTAGAGCTTTTGACGTGACTTGATGACGTTGCATTACCAGAACTTGGTCCCTGAACTGTTCCCATGTTTCCCAGGACTGCTGTTGGCGCAGGCAAGGCTGGAGCACTCATGTTATTACTCACATGAGCAGCATTTTGCATACCCTGTTTTAAAAGTTATCAGGAGTTAAAATACATTGGCCTTCAGTATGACAACATATCTTTCTGCATGTTTCAGCAGCTATTGAAAAAGTACCAAATGCTACACGCTTTGGCTCATCAACTCATTTCCATGCCGTTCATTATTGTGGAAGATACGCAAGTGATACCAGATCTactcaaaggggaaaaaaagcatgagaaatAAGGCACCCGCTGTGTTTTCAGTGTGGTTGCTAGAATCTGGCTCTGATGGAGATCCCAGTGATATGGCATCCTGCAGGCAGATGTGGAAGGTGTTAGCACATGGGTGAAGGAACCTGATGACTGCAGAACCTTTTTGTCACAGGAGAGAATAGGAGGCCCATAGCTGTAAATCGGATTAAcgtcaaaaaataaaaaagtcaccacctaaacatacatacatacaaaaaaaaaaaaccaaacccttAACACATGCCTGCATTCATGTCTTATAGTTACACTGCTTTGAAAACATTCATTGTCATGTTTGTCACTGGCTTTAACTTCCATGTGAATTTCAAACATGTAAACACCTACGGCCTAACGCAAGGGAGGTAAAATGCTAGCTGAAGCACCAGGGTCTGTTCTTAAGGAAAAGCCATTTACTACACATTTCCAAACATCACCAAAGGGTACCATGAACACTGTTCAGTTTCtcaatttcttcagaaattgaGAAATGAAGTAGATCTTGGCAACTCAAATGGAGACTGTTTTTAGCAAAAGCCAGGAATGTTTCTGGCAGGCTACCCTAAATGCTTCTTCCCCGTCCCACCCCAAGTAATCAGCATTACTTTTTTCAAGTCTGCGTGTAtctagatgaaaaaaaattatttgattgAAATCCTGGGAAAAGAGGCAGATAATCAAACTGCTATAATCAGTACACTAAACCTTGCCAGTTCTCCATCTTCGTCTTCCTTTGAACAAGGCAGGAAAGCTTGGAGCCCTGAAGTATTTGTTAATCTGTAATTGTGCTACCACCACGGACTTACTCAATGCAAGctcaaaggaaaagcagcaggaactCCCCACGAACGTTCAGGTTCACGGACACCATTCCACAAAAGATAACAGCAACAGATATACCAGGGGCTTTCTTAACACATACCTGTATTTTGGAGCAGTACACAATTGCTATACAATCGTACCTATTGCTGCACTAGATGGTAAATTTTGCAGAGGTTCACAGCCTGCACTCTGCCTTCctacattttagaaataaaacatacgGGATTTCcaactgtgaaaatattttaattacagacaGCAGGCACAAATGAAATCAACAAAGAATCTACAACCATTTTAATTCAAACAGTACCTTACTGTTTTACTTTCACTATTAAAGTATTCCCCATGGTacttaggtttttgtttgtttttcctatgtGGGTATGAACGGTCAACAGCAGTTGAGAGTGAAAAAAGTATGTTAGCCATTTATCAAttcatttcaattattttttttttccagaggcatTGCATAAAAACAAAGGTTTAGAACTTGTTATtctagaattttttttttttttttttttttttttaatttggaaggaaggggaaagcaTTTCAGGTTACATCAGGAGGCctacaacagaagaaaagcacaaacCTCAGTCAAGCCCTTAAGAACCCTTTGTACATCACAGACATGGCATTACATCTTGCATGGCCATGCATTCTCTTGGAAGttgttcattttccttcccctgaTATATAAACTCCTAATATAAACAGCTGGGTACAGGAGGAGCTCACATACACAAAGACTGTTTTAAGCTATCTTGGAAGGCACAAAGAGTTGGTCTGGTCTGCCCCAAGCACAGCCGAGTTTTTGAAACTGGAGAAATGAAGCAAGAGTTAGGTCTCAAACAAAGCATACAAAACCAGGAGAACTGGGCaagaagcagcaaggaaaaggtACCAGAGAAAACTTGGAACTTATTAACAAAAAGGCTCAAAAGATTAAACAACAGAGAATGTGGCAGTGGGGGTGGTAGTGGTGGAGCTGCTGAGGCAGTGACAGCTGGAGAATGGAAGTGCGGAACAAACCGATGCCATGCAGGACTTGATGATAATTTTACTCTTCTCAAACAACATCCCAACGGATGAGAACTGCAACAAAGAGGCTGAGGTCATTTCCTACACACTGCTGGAAGAGGATTCAAGAATTTTCTCCAGCAAAACCCCGATTTTGAAGGGGAAAACTTGAAATTACCTTTTTCTCCTTAGTTCTGGAAACAGGGCAAGGGACAGTACTGAATAAATTTTTCAGTGTTCCATTACCAGCTGGAACATCTCATtaccacaaaaccaaacaaaatcagtTGTGGTgttatgtattatttaaaagctACAGCCCCCAAAAACTTCTCATGTCCTTGTGTATACTTCCACTTAAAATTTGATGTGGGGTGGGAGAGAACaggcaagagagaaagaaactgcaAGTATAAATTTATCAAGTATATAGAACTAAATTTAAGAAACCCTTAACTCATGTGTTGCCTCATTGCTGCTCTTGCCAAGGCTTCTGATAAAGCATACCTGCAATTGTTTTCCATCTTGCTGTGAAGCAATGTAGTTGACTTGTTGAGATGGtgggggtggaggtggaggcGGAGGTAATCCCTGAGACAAATTTGTGGGAGCAGCTACCTGAACGAGAGGCACTCCGGCGTGGAGATGCATGGGCATCGGAGGGTGGATGTTGAAAGGACTGCGTTGCATGTTCATCATGGGAGGATGGACACCCACGGGGTACGGAAACATATTCATGGGTTGGTGCTGTGCGTTCACCTGCGGCATTACGTTCATCTGCTGCTGCATCATATTTACTGGTAACTGAGAGCCATCACTTTGCTGGTTGCCTTGGTCTTTGAGGTTTGGATCTGTCCAAAGAAAAACCAGACcgtatgtaaaacaaaatatgtattttattaagcAAAAAGTGGAACCACTTGTCTAAACTCTTCACGAAGTATAGAGTATCAAAGAGATTTCTCTATTTGAGTATTTTAAAGATACTGCACCACATCACTCATCACACAGCACTCATCACCAGACAAATACTAGTTTGAGTTTAAGAAGGTCAGCTTACTGTGGAAGCctgcattttgaatttttattttctttacttgttCCCACAGGACACCTAATAAATTGGTCCATCACAACGAAACAGGATTTCTCCCGAAGAACAGCAACACAACTCAACTTATCCAGATTCTGCAATTTCAGAAGTTTAGTCTTATGTTATCACATAcactgctttctgctcctctttGCCCAGGTTATACACACTCACTGTAGCTTTTTCTGGTATCTACAGAAATACTATGCTGTGTGTTTTCACTGAATAATAAATCACTCTcaacaaactttaaaaacattcaTATTCAGAAAGAGTTGTTCAAAAACTTTGCAATGGTACAACAGATATAGCCTGGAAGTAAAAATAACCTCATGGGATGgcacttcttttaaaaacatggtTTTACTATCTCACTCCACCTTCAACAGAAGCTAAAATGTAAGATGTAGGTATAAACGGCGAGAAATCCAAAAAGTCAAGAAACTGGTTCTGAGAAATGGTTGATAGGTTATGGTTCAGATGCATTTCCCTTCCCTCAGAATCCGTCCCTGGAGAGCCCTCTCACCTAATTCAAATGGACTTAAAAACTTATTCTGTGCCCCAAGTCACtgctttttagtttgttttctttttattattattattcccccCCCCACACCTAGCCTGCTTGCTCCAGTTTTGAGAGAACACTGTATTGCTCTCATCTGAATTTCAGGTTCCAAAAGTTAGAATGACTGTTACCAAACTATAGAACATGTTACAAGACGCACAGTACTTGCAATTAAAGGTTTGATAAATTTTCCTGCAGCAAATTGAAGGTTGACAAAGCTTCCTTAAAACTAAGAAGCCTTTGATGCAGTTacctttgaaaagcagaatacatagaatgaaagaaagcaagatgACAATGGGAAAGGACAAGTGTTGTTGCTTTTACAACtggattttatgatttttaaatacaattcaCACGTGCCATTTACTTCAGAGCATTAACGATCTGTGGATGTCTTCTTAGCTATTTAGAACCTGTCTCAACTACAGTCAACTGATTTTCTACCAAAAAGTTTATTTCTATTAGGGAGCTACCTTTTAGTTGTAAAAtactcaaaaataataaaaaacaacaacaactagaCTGACATTTGGAATTTAGAGGAATTTTAATGCTAAAGTAGTTTTTTAATGCTAAAGTACTTTTGCATTAGTAAactcctctttttaaaaaaaataaagagggaaaaGCTTATTTAGAAGCAAGAAGCACAAATCTATGTTGTTGATCTGCACAGTCAATTGCAAatcttgttgaaaaaaaaattccttttttaaaacGTGGGCAGATGCTATATGTACCATACACACATATTGCAAAGTGATCACAAATTCATCCCAGTTTATTTTGAAGAACTAAACAACTATGAAGACAACATGAATAGAATTTTACTTATCTACTGAATCTGCAACCaacctttcttttaaatctAGGAATACCTTGTTCAGGTGTCTCCTCTTCTTGTCTCATTCCCCATCCAGACTGTGGGCTTGGAGAATTTCGTCCTCTTCTTGAATAATAATTCTGCACATCAGCAGGTAAAGTCTTTCTCACAGCCCGGCTGGAGGCAGATGTCCACCCAGATCTATCAGCAGGTGTATCAAAAGAATAATCCTGCTCATTCTTATGTTTGTATGGCTGATGTTCTGAGAACCTTGTAGATTCATTCCCAGAACCATTTGAGTTCCCTGAGagaggttttctgttttgccagtGATTTTCACTCTGGTCTCCATACATGAAACCGCCTCTGCCACGTCCACCTCTGCCACGGTGACCTCTCCCTCGATTTGGAATCCAACCTGAACCGAAGTTTTTATTCCAACCGTGTCCTGAATTATCATGTCTGCTATCTTCCCAATGTggtttgtctctctctctgttcctGCCCTCAGGTACAGAATTTATCCTTTCCATTACCCAGTCTGGACAATCATTCCTCCGCTTGTCTGAAGAACATTGttcatcactgtttttttctgtattgtccTTCTCTTTAAGATTTTCGTTCTGTTTCTCTTGATCACTTCTTCTGTATCGATCATTTCCTCTGGGACTCCTCCAGCTGTCATTTGCCCATCTCTCTTTCCATCGAGGTGAATGACCATCCCTCTCATTTCTAGAGGACGAAAACCCTTTATTTCTTGTCCTAGATCGTGATCTCGACCTAGATCGTGACCGGGACCTAGACCATctcctgtttcttctctctctaTCACGATCTCTTCTTTGACTATCTCTATCACTGCTTCGAGATCTAGATTTTTGCCTTGGAGATGAATCCCTAGTTCTTGACCGAGAAGATGATCTCCTGCTTTCCCTGACATTCTCCCTCTTTGGAGATCGAGATGGCgcttttttctcatctttgagTGCCTCTCTTTTTGGAGACCTAGATAAAGATCTCCTTCCCTCTCTAACAGTTTCCTTCTTTGGTGATCGGGAGCTCCTGTCTATGGTTCTCTCCCTTTTAGGAGACGGTGATTGAGATTTCCTGCCTTCTCTTCTAGAAGGAGACCAAGTTGTTGATGGAGAGTGAAATCTAGACCTTCTTGTTCGagtctttttgtcttttttgagTTCTGACTGACACTCTTTTTCTTGAGGAAcagtttcatctttttcatcAGAAGGCCCTGAAACTGATGTACAGTTTGCTGCATCACATCCTACGGAGTCCATTTCTCCCTGCTCTGTCGTTTCAGCCGGTGGCAACTGTTCAATGTGAGGCTCGTTCTGGTCACTGCAAAATGAGTCGCAATCCATTGGTATCATTTCATTGTTATCTTCTCCAAAATGTTTGTGTTCAGCATTTACCTGAGGTGACTCCGAAGTTCTACTCTCTTCACCTTCTGGTACGGTCTTCTCATTCAAGGATTGTTCTGATGTACTGTCTGTAGGAGTATTGCTTATTAATGTATCTGGTTCTTTGTCTTGAACAGTTTTAAAGCTTTGAATATTTGTACTTGCACAGTCttctactgttttttcttctgccccAGAATCATCTACTTCTACAGCTTCTgtatgttctgttttttcttctgccccTGAATCATCTATTTCTGCGGCTTCCGTATGTTCTTGCAATTTACTTCTGGGGCTCTCTAACGGCTGATCTTGTTCCAAAGGTTTAGGATACTCCAGCAATTCATTTTCTGGACTATCTATTGACTGTTGTACTTTTGTCAAAGTATCTATGTTCTCCGGTAATTCACTTTGAGGACTGCACAATATCTGAtctgatttttcagatgttGCATGGTCACATACCTCATCTGTGGAACTAGCtcttatttccatttgtttcataGTGTTTTCACAAACATCCTGATTCTTAagatctacatttttttcagtgagacCTTTTACTTCAAATTCCTGACTTTCTCCCCCTGAAGTTAGTACTGGAGGTTCTTGGACTGAAAAACTTGTATCTGCATCGCCTGAAGTGTCTTCATCTTTGCCATGTTCTCCTGTAGTTTCCTCAGTTTCCGTATGTTCATTACAGCTTTCCAGTCCATTGGCAGATTCTGTTTCTGCATCATTTTTCTGTGGAAGGCTTGCACTACTGCTTTCATTATCTGACTGCTGGTCTTTATCTACTGTTTGAACTGCTTCAGACTCAGCAGTGTCGTCATCATCTACTGAATCACTGGATGACTTTTCAGAACGTGCAGaacttctcagtttctttttagCCAGAGGTGTTTGTTGTTTAACTATTCTTTTAGACTTTCGTTTTGGAAGAGCTTTCTCTGATTCTAAAGAAGATTTATTCAGAGGCTGGTTGTTGCCATCAGGGGCACTGCATCCAGAACTGCTTGACCGAGGTGAGCTCCGAGACTGACCCAGAGTCTCGTTTTTAGTGTTCCGTGCAGACCTTCTTCTAGGAGTAGTATTAACTGCTTTCCTTCTAGCTCCCCTAGTGCCAGACGAACCTGAagcttgttttttctcttctccttcttggGTACATGCAACAGCATATCCTTTGCCTAAAgataaagcaaaatacattaaagtTTAATAATGACCATTTACATAAACAGAGTTAAGAACATAATTTTATGTTCTCCCCTTAAACAGATACTCTCATATAATGCAGTGTAAGAGTCAGTATGAAATACCGCCAGAGCTTAAGTAGCTAAATACCAGGTgtcccccccaaaccccagtAAAGACTGACTCTCTTTAAAGAGCAGAATCAAGCTAACAAAGTGACATGTTAGACATCTGAAGGCACATTCAGAGGCATACATACATGGACAGCATCTGCAATCACAATTAAACTACTATTGATATAAAAGTATTGATATTCAAAGGCAGCCAGCATT carries:
- the SCAF11 gene encoding protein SCAF11 isoform X2 yields the protein MRNRKQCIQDTEGQKHEGMEGEEKEESCSCSTSLYDGSTCPICLNGLLEQEIGVPESCSHTFCMTCILKWAETQASCPIDRRPFQAVCRLNALEDQIKVQVKQQQRKKEEENCACNKEKYSHTKMRSFLRRALCPNRGPLTAKLSKVVKKKYSNILYDKRNRKALSVKINKPRRKTCWNECFRTNFYSTLPAGGSNEESFLSCRNDCTEFTEVNAVIRQKRQELELSCSSALARVERIPLMSYGAEAETFLITSTTVAGTILPANIRPLENFGKGYAVACTQEGEEKKQASGSSGTRGARRKAVNTTPRRRSARNTKNETLGQSRSSPRSSSSGCSAPDGNNQPLNKSSLESEKALPKRKSKRIVKQQTPLAKKKLRSSARSEKSSSDSVDDDDTAESEAVQTVDKDQQSDNESSSASLPQKNDAETESANGLESCNEHTETEETTGEHGKDEDTSGDADTSFSVQEPPVLTSGGESQEFEVKGLTEKNVDLKNQDVCENTMKQMEIRASSTDEVCDHATSEKSDQILCSPQSELPENIDTLTKVQQSIDSPENELLEYPKPLEQDQPLESPRSKLQEHTEAAEIDDSGAEEKTEHTEAVEVDDSGAEEKTVEDCASTNIQSFKTVQDKEPDTLISNTPTDSTSEQSLNEKTVPEGEESRTSESPQVNAEHKHFGEDNNEMIPMDCDSFCSDQNEPHIEQLPPAETTEQGEMDSVGCDAANCTSVSGPSDEKDETVPQEKECQSELKKDKKTRTRRSRFHSPSTTWSPSRREGRKSQSPSPKRERTIDRSSRSPKKETVREGRRSLSRSPKREALKDEKKAPSRSPKRENVRESRRSSSRSRTRDSSPRQKSRSRSSDRDSQRRDRDRERRNRRWSRSRSRSRSRSRSRTRNKGFSSSRNERDGHSPRWKERWANDSWRSPRGNDRYRRSDQEKQNENLKEKDNTEKNSDEQCSSDKRRNDCPDWVMERINSVPEGRNRERDKPHWEDSRHDNSGHGWNKNFGSGWIPNRGRGHRGRGGRGRGGFMYGDQSENHWQNRKPLSGNSNGSGNESTRFSEHQPYKHKNEQDYSFDTPADRSGWTSASSRAVRKTLPADVQNYYSRRGRNSPSPQSGWGMRQEEETPEQDPNLKDQGNQQSDGSQLPVNMMQQQMNVMPQVNAQHQPMNMFPYPVGVHPPMMNMQRSPFNIHPPMPMHLHAGVPLVQGMQNAAHVSNNMSAPALPAPTAVLGNMGTVQGPSSGNATSSSHVKSSNPAAKPGENKASVTVEATADSSKKDQKLLIQEKAAQEVKLAIKPFYQNKDITKEEYKEIVRKAVDKVCHSKSGEVNSAKVANLVKAYVDKYKHSRKKNPEEAVSCDRK
- the SCAF11 gene encoding protein SCAF11 isoform X1; protein product: MRNRKQCIQDTEGQKHEGMEGEEKEESCSCSTSLYDGSTCPICLNGLLEQEIGVPESCSHTFCMTCILKWAETQASCPIDRRPFQAVCRLNALEDQIKVQVKQQQRKKEEENCACNKEKYSHTKMRSFLRRALCPNRGPLTAKLSKVVKKKYSNILYDKRNRKALSVKINKPRRKTCWNECFRTNFYSTLPAGGSNEESFLSCRNDCTEFTEVNAVIRQKRQELELSCSSALARVERIPLMSYGAEAETFLITSTTVAGTILPANIRPLENFGKGYAVACTQEGEEKKQASGSSGTRGARRKAVNTTPRRRSARNTKNETLGQSRSSPRSSSSGCSAPDGNNQPLNKSSLESEKALPKRKSKRIVKQQTPLAKKKLRSSARSEKSSSDSVDDDDTAESEAVQTVDKDQQSDNESSSASLPQKNDAETESANGLESCNEHTETEETTGEHGKDEDTSGDADTSFSVQEPPVLTSGGESQEFEVKGLTEKNVDLKNQDVCENTMKQMEIRASSTDEVCDHATSEKSDQILCSPQSELPENIDTLTKVQQSIDSPENELLEYPKPLEQDQPLESPRSKLQEHTEAAEIDDSGAEEKTEHTEAVEVDDSGAEEKTVEDCASTNIQSFKTVQDKEPDTLISNTPTDSTSEQSLNEKTVPEGEESRTSESPQVNAEHKHFGEDNNEMIPMDCDSFCSDQNEPHIEQLPPAETTEQGEMDSVGCDAANCTSVSGPSDEKDETVPQEKECQSELKKDKKTRTRRSRFHSPSTTWSPSRREGRKSQSPSPKRERTIDRSSRSPKKETVREGRRSLSRSPKREALKDEKKAPSRSPKRENVRESRRSSSRSRTRDSSPRQKSRSRSSDRDSQRRDRDRERRNRRWSRSRSRSRSRSRSRTRNKGFSSSRNERDGHSPRWKERWANDSWRSPRGNDRYRRSDQEKQNENLKEKDNTEKNSDEQCSSDKRRNDCPDWVMERINSVPEGRNRERDKPHWEDSRHDNSGHGWNKNFGSGWIPNRGRGHRGRGGRGRGGFMYGDQSENHWQNRKPLSGNSNGSGNESTRFSEHQPYKHKNEQDYSFDTPADRSGWTSASSRAVRKTLPADVQNYYSRRGRNSPSPQSGWGMRQEEETPEQDPNLKDQGNQQSDGSQLPVNMMQQQMNVMPQVNAQHQPMNMFPYPVGVHPPMMNMQRSPFNIHPPMPMHLHAGVPLVQVAAPTNLSQGLPPPPPPPPPSQQVNYIASQQDGKQLQGMQNAAHVSNNMSAPALPAPTAVLGNMGTVQGPSSGNATSSSHVKSSNPAAKPGENKASVTVEATADSSKKDQKLLIQEKAAQEVKLAIKPFYQNKDITKEEYKEIVRKAVDKVCHSKSGEVNSAKVANLVKAYVDKYKHSRKKNPEEAVSCDRK